One stretch of Acropora muricata isolate sample 2 chromosome 12, ASM3666990v1, whole genome shotgun sequence DNA includes these proteins:
- the LOC136892193 gene encoding tRNA wybutosine-synthesizing protein 4-like, whose translation MAADNIVFDERKAYEEKTDVQVQGTNDHATLSKLSTVRMGYFEDRFLPYFVSKRSRRAPVIHRSYYIRTKAIHFVVKGFLQSLKFRGSKKQIVSLGAGYDTLFFSLANQGLLKETKYFEVDFPEVVQKKTNLILKNQELAQVLGTVSSQNEHWLGGGINSEKYSLLGCNLKNCSALERCLLKCDLNTSSVTLLLSEVVLTYLNPPESATDIIGWAALFFTSAMFVMFEQVHPSDPFGIKMMNHFQHTVGAPLYGTEAFPTQQSQIQRFMKEGWPLVNCPTLDFIYYETLSIEEKARVEGIEPFDEFEEWHLMCSHYVILTAFKGSCQNIQEELFCPQNENKQLTDQLRLVDNKQCIIQPLSVLPSSDGVKRFGHTATSLSADMVLLVGGFGPHNKKHTRLDGAQLLHFVQDKWHCVDITTTSDIALGSRMFHTATRLSNEDVFIYGGRTSPSKPCEEVISLSLTTSIVSQATSSHTKDDSSCRSETDCKGIKCLANAVFSEKSYTHSVVRCHGDIPEPRWRHTASCVVLPDGSENILVFGGRSSTQVALGDCYLLHIKSQTWRKVFVGGDTAVPRHSHTACVWKDKVILAGGLDANLRALNIIQILDTQVSPMMLQTLNIDPQLMPRYSHTAHVVDDKLILVGGVTTNSSHSPGIVILNLESLTWNSFTLPAMSAPNTPLMLHNHGSVYWKDAQGIMVLGGGGNCFSFGTHFNEGPIMIKLLQN comes from the exons ATGGCGGCTGATAATATCGTTTTTGATGAAAGGAAGGCATATGAAGAGAAGACAGACGTTCAG GTTCAAGGGACAAACGACCATGCTACGCTCAGCAAACTTTCCACTGTTAGAATGGGTTACTTTGAAGACAGGTTTCTGCCATATTTTGTATCCAAGAGGTCCAGAAGAGCGCCAGTTATTCATAG GTCATATTACATAAGGACAAAGGCAATTCATTTTGTGGTGAAAGGATTTCTGCAAAGTCTGAAGTTTAGAGGATCAAAAAAGCAG ATAGTTTCCCTTGGAGCAGGATATGACACACTTTTCTTTTCCCTTGCTAATCAAGGACTCTTGAAAGAAACCAAATATTTTGAG GTTGATTTTCCAGAGGTTGTtcaaaagaagacaaatttaattttaaaaaaccaAGAATTGGCTCAAGTGCTTGGAACAGTCAGTTCCCAGAATGAGCATTGGCTCGGAGGAG GAATTAACAGTGAAAAGTATTCTTTGCTGGGCTGCAACTTGAAGAACTGTTCAGCGCTGGAGAGGTGTCTTTTGAAATGCGATTTGAACACCTCATCTGTCACACTTTTGTTATCTGAAGTGGTACTTACATACCTTAATCCACCTGAAAG TGCCACAGACATTATTGGATGGGCAGCACTTTTCTTCACATCTGCAATGTTTGTCATGTTTGAGCAG GTTCACCCAAGTGACCCGTTTGGAATCAAGAT GATGAATCATTTTCAGCATACAGTGGGCGCCCCCCTCTATGGCACGGAAGCTTTCCCCACCCAGCAAAGTCAAATTCAACGTTTTATGAAAgag gGCTGGCCTCTTGTTAACTGTCCAACGTTAGACTTCATTTACTACGAGACACTCTCGATTGAAGAAAAAGCTCGCGTTGAAGGAATTGAACCTTTCGATGAATTTGAG GAGTGGCACCTGATGTGTTCACATTATGTCATCTTAACAGCCTTCAAAGGATCCTGTCAAAATATTCAAGAGGAATTGTTTTGTCCGCAAAATG AAAACAAGCAGTTAACCGATCAGCTGCGTCTTGTTGATAATAAGCAGTGTATTATTCAACCCTTGAGTGTTTTACCTTCATCGGATGGAGTAAAAAG GTTTGGACACACAGCCACTTCTTTGTCGGCTGACATGGTTCTTCTTGTTGGAGGGTTTGGTCCTCACAATAAAAAACACACGCGACTTGATGGAGCACAGCTGTTACACTTTGTACAAG ATAAGTGGCATTGTGTGGACATCACAACAACTTCGGACATTGCACTTG GCAGCCGGATGTTTCACACTGCAACCAGACTAAGTAATGAAGATGTCTTTATTTACGGTGGCCGAACGTCGCCATCTAAGCCTTGCGAAGAAGTTATTTCACTATCTTTAACGACAAGCATTGTATCGCAAGCAACTTCTTCACACACAAAAGACGACAGTTCCTGTCGCTCAGAGACTGATTGTAAGGGAATCAAATGTTTAGCAAACGCTGTTTTTTCTGAGAAGAGTTATACGCATTCTGTTGTACGTTGTCATGGAGACATTCCTGAGCCGAGATGGCGGCACACCGCGTCGTGTGTTGTCCTTCCTGATG GCAGTGAGAATATATTAGTGTTTGGAGGTCGCAGTTCCACCCAAGTCGCATTGGGGGATTGTTACTTGCTTCATATCAAGTCACAAACGTGGCGAAAG GTGTTCGTCGGTGGAGATACCGCTGTGCCGCGCCATTCCCATACTGCGTGCGTCTGGAAGGACAAAGTAATACTAGCGGGGGGTCTGGATGCAAATCTTCGTGCTCTCAACATCATCCAGATATTAGACACTCAG GTTAGTCCAATGATGTTGCAAACGTTGAACATTGATCCACAGTTGATGCCAAG ATACTCTCATACAGCACATGTGGTAGATGACAAACTTATACTTGTCGGCGGAGTCACGACCAATTCCTCACATTCTCCCGGAATAGTGATTCTAAATCTTGAGTCATTGACGTGGAACTCGTTTACTCTACCG GCCATGTCAGCTCCCAATACACCTTTGATGCTTCACAATCATGGCAGTGTCTACTGGAAAGATGCGCAAGGTATTATGGTCCTTGGTGGTGGAGGGAATTGTTTTTCATTCGGAACTCATTTTAATGAGGGACCAATCATGATCAAACTTCTGCAGAACTGA
- the LOC136892194 gene encoding uncharacterized protein, whose protein sequence is MSSFPVHDDFLDELSCPICFEDFNEPKCLPGCAHNVCRSCLESIVRTQKLTEKGGSIECPVCREKALIPSGGIAKIPTNTLIVRMLERSLLPRARQKVMDALERGKEKIRALQKSPMLAETGVTFADVQAKSKELKHRIEDKARDLEAVIKSQEVALISQVNNFVKNFAAKDPVSELNCVIKKLQLSVREAEDVLKEPNTSKVLQYKDDMLMGLTKTSTCELNCPKAIRGFDLYFCPNDDLEQRLKTEFFGKLTKESEADSATRCQGKTKILCSITADDIGETSFNPYTVAVSVEKGEMAVLDDESNRVHILTERGKYLRSFGVKYGDLYDVAFLQDKFLDGILVVNRSHNRLLAYRRLTGKYYPMFYATNQSIHSLVSKINFSSVTATSDGFLIVTSEGLDESCVVVLDVQNVRAKARKNFVFGKGCLACPRKTLSYGNEFFVCDRDDGCVKVFDARGMYRREIGEDLECPRGIVVDKSTGNILVADPGTDSIQAYKSWDGSFVGKINFDKTPISLGINSDGNAVVCYYDSITPCLEILSFEF, encoded by the coding sequence ATGTCGTCTTTTCCCGTTCACGATGATTTCTTGGACGAATTGTCTTGCCCAATTTGTTTTGAGGATTTTAACGAACCCAAATGCCTCCCAGGTTGCGCTCACAATGTGTGCAGGAGTTGCTTGGAAAGTATTGTTCGTACACAGAAACTGACAGAGAAGGGTGGGTCCATTGAATGCCCTGTATGCAGAGAGAAGGCTTTGATTCCTTCTGGAGGAATCGCTAAAATACCTACTAATACACTGATCGTTCGAATGCTTGAACGATCATTACTGCCCCGTGCGCGACAAAAAGTTATGGATGCCTTAGagagaggaaaagaaaagattcGTGCCCTGCAAAAGTCTCCAATGTTAGCGGAAACTGGTGTCACTTTTGCCGATGTTCAAGCCAAAAGCAAAGAACTGAAGCACAGAATCGAAGATAAGGCACGAGATCTCGAGGCGGTAATTAAGTCGCAGGAAGTGGCGTTGATTTCACAAGTGAATAATTTCGTGAAGAACTTTGCAGCGAAAGATCCAGTTAGTGAATTGAACTGTGTTATCAAAAAACTACAGCTTTCTGTGAGGGAGGCCGAAGATGTTTTGAAGGAACCTAATACTTCAAAGGTATTGCAATACAAAGACGACATGTTAATGGGGTTGACAAAAACCAGCACTTGTGAATTGAATTGTCCAAAAGCGATCCGTGGTTTTGATTTGTATTTCTGCCCAAACGATGACCTTGAACAACGCTTGAAAACagaattttttggaaaattgacAAAAGAAAGTGAAGCTGACTCGGCAACCAGATGCCAAGGCAAGACAAAGATCTTGTGCAGCATAACAGCTGATGACATTGGTGAAACTTCCTTTAATCCTTACACAGTTGCAGTTTCAGTGGAAAAAGGTGAGATGGCTGTCCTTGACGATGAGTCCAATCGAGTCCATATTCTTACAGAAAGAGGAAAGTACTTACGATCATTTGGCGTGAAATATGGTGACTTATACGATGTAGCTTTCCTACAAGACAAATTTCTGGATGGGATTCTTGTGGTCAATCGCTCTCATAACCGTCTCTTAGCCTATCGACGCCTTACAGGCAAGTACTATCCCATGTTCTACGCGACCAATCAAAGTATACACTCTCTTGTCTCCAAGATAAACTTTTCTAGTGTTACCGCAACATCTGACGGCTTCCTTATTGTTACCTCGGAAGGGCTGGACGAGAGCTGCGTGGTAGTGCTGGATGTACAGAATGTGCGTGCGAAGGCAAGGAAGAACTTCGTTTTTGGAAAAGGCTGCCTTGCTTGCCCCAGAAAAACGCTATCTTACGGCAACGAATTCTTCGTTTGCGATCGAGATGATGGGTGTGTCAAGGTGTTTGATGCAAGAGGAATGTATCGACGAGAAATTGGAGAAGATTTGGAGTGCCCCAGAGGAATTGTTGTCGACAAGAGCACGGGAAATATTCTGGTTGCAGATCCAGGCACAGACAGCATACAGGCCTATAAGTCCTGGGATGGATCATTTGTTGGAAAAATCAATTTCGATAAAACTCCAATCAGCCTTGGGATTAACAGTGATGGCAACGCGGTGGTTTGCTATTACGACAGTATTACACCTTGTCTTGAAATTCTTTCCTTCGAATTTTGA